The following proteins are encoded in a genomic region of Acidimicrobiales bacterium:
- a CDS encoding arylsulfatase, which translates to MGERSEFQGVIGRTRAESTPWWPPEPRPPEGAPNVLVVVLDDVGFAQLGCYGSDIATPTLDGLAAGGLQYTNFHTTALCSPTRACVLTGRNHHAAGVGRVVDLATGFPGYDAVIPKSCGMLPEVLTPHGYAAYAVGKWHLTPEHEHHVGATRARWPLGRGFERWYGYFDGETSQFGPTLVSDNHAVPPPGDHEDGYHLTEDLVDHGLAFLGDLRAVQPDKPWLLYLCPGACHSPHQAPAEWIERYRGHFDQGWDAWREETFARQIATGVLPEGTDLSPRPPWVPSWDDLPEDQQRVSARYMECFAAYLSHFDHHLGRLLDRLRETGELDNTLVMVLSDNGASSEGGPNGSVNDARNWNVAEMSVAEAVERIDEIGGPTIHNNYPWGWTVAGNTPFKRWKRETHEGGVCDPLIVHWPAGMAARGERRRQYSHAVDLLPTILEAIGVEMPAVIDGVEQQPVAGTSLAYSFDDPDAADRHTVQYFEMLGSRALYQDGWKAVTYHPIADTSIHIDDDPWELYHVAVDPSECHDLAAEEPERLQALIDRWWVEAEANQVLPVDTDLLTAILGLERPGVPDREHYEFRPGGAPVPETCTVNVRNRSHTVTAELSGTLGDAEGILLVQGSVLGGWVLFVADGRLHYVHNYVGLEQQRAVSTPLDPAARTLALHFERTDEHRGVAHLLADGVEVGAGEIPKFTPVRFAITGDGLHCGEHWGVPVCADYRMPFRFTGPLHRVLVDVSGEPFTDPESDARDALRKQ; encoded by the coding sequence GTGGGAGAGCGCAGCGAGTTCCAGGGGGTCATCGGCCGCACCCGGGCCGAGTCGACCCCCTGGTGGCCCCCGGAGCCCCGGCCACCCGAGGGCGCGCCCAACGTCCTCGTCGTCGTCCTCGACGACGTCGGCTTCGCCCAGCTCGGCTGCTACGGCTCGGACATCGCCACCCCCACCCTCGACGGCCTCGCCGCCGGCGGGCTCCAGTACACGAACTTCCACACCACCGCCCTGTGCTCGCCCACCCGGGCGTGCGTGCTGACCGGGCGGAACCACCACGCCGCGGGCGTGGGTCGGGTCGTCGATCTCGCCACCGGCTTCCCCGGCTACGACGCGGTCATCCCCAAGAGCTGCGGGATGCTCCCCGAGGTGCTCACCCCCCACGGCTACGCCGCCTACGCCGTGGGCAAGTGGCACCTCACCCCCGAGCACGAGCACCACGTCGGGGCGACGCGGGCGCGGTGGCCCCTGGGCCGGGGCTTCGAGCGGTGGTACGGCTACTTCGACGGCGAGACCAGCCAGTTCGGGCCCACCCTGGTGTCCGACAACCACGCCGTCCCGCCGCCGGGCGATCACGAGGACGGCTACCACCTCACCGAGGATCTCGTCGACCACGGCCTGGCCTTCCTCGGCGACCTCCGGGCCGTCCAGCCCGACAAGCCGTGGCTGCTCTACCTCTGCCCCGGTGCCTGCCACTCACCGCACCAGGCGCCCGCCGAGTGGATCGAGCGCTACCGCGGTCACTTCGACCAGGGGTGGGACGCCTGGCGCGAGGAGACCTTCGCCCGCCAGATCGCCACGGGTGTCCTCCCCGAGGGCACCGACCTGTCGCCCCGCCCGCCGTGGGTGCCGTCCTGGGACGACCTGCCCGAGGACCAGCAGCGGGTGTCGGCTCGCTACATGGAGTGTTTCGCCGCCTACCTCTCGCACTTCGACCACCACCTCGGGCGCCTGCTCGACCGCCTGCGAGAGACCGGCGAGCTCGACAACACGCTGGTGATGGTGCTGTCCGACAACGGAGCCAGCTCGGAGGGCGGCCCCAACGGCTCGGTGAACGACGCCCGCAACTGGAACGTGGCCGAGATGAGCGTCGCCGAGGCGGTCGAGCGCATCGACGAGATCGGCGGCCCGACGATCCACAACAACTACCCCTGGGGCTGGACCGTCGCCGGCAACACGCCGTTCAAGCGGTGGAAGCGCGAGACCCACGAGGGCGGGGTCTGCGACCCCCTGATCGTGCACTGGCCCGCGGGCATGGCGGCCCGGGGCGAGCGCCGGCGCCAGTACAGCCACGCCGTCGACCTGCTGCCCACCATCCTCGAGGCCATCGGCGTCGAGATGCCGGCGGTCATCGACGGCGTCGAGCAGCAGCCCGTGGCGGGGACGAGCCTGGCCTACAGCTTCGACGACCCCGACGCCGCCGACCGCCACACGGTCCAGTACTTCGAGATGCTCGGCAGCCGGGCGCTCTACCAGGACGGCTGGAAGGCCGTCACCTACCACCCCATCGCCGACACCAGCATCCACATCGACGACGACCCGTGGGAGCTGTACCACGTGGCCGTCGACCCGTCGGAGTGCCACGACCTCGCCGCCGAGGAGCCCGAACGCCTCCAGGCCCTCATCGACCGGTGGTGGGTCGAGGCCGAGGCGAACCAGGTCCTGCCCGTCGACACCGACCTCCTCACCGCCATCCTCGGCCTCGAGCGCCCGGGTGTCCCCGACCGCGAGCACTACGAGTTCCGCCCGGGTGGGGCGCCCGTCCCCGAGACGTGCACCGTCAACGTCCGCAACCGCTCCCACACTGTCACCGCCGAGCTGTCCGGCACGCTCGGCGACGCCGAGGGGATCCTGCTCGTGCAGGGCTCGGTGCTCGGCGGCTGGGTGCTCTTCGTGGCCGACGGGCGACTGCACTACGTGCACAACTACGTCGGCCTCGAGCAACAGCGGGCGGTTTCGACGCCCCTCGACCCGGCCGCCCGGACGCTGGCCCTGCACTTCGAGCGTACCGACGAGCACCGCGGCGTCGCCCACCTGCTGGCCGACGGGGTCGAGGTCGGCGCCGGGGAAATCCCGAAGTTCACCCCCGTGCGCTTCGCCATCACCGGCGACGGCCTGCACTGCGGCGAGCACTGGGGTGTCCCCGTGTGCGCCGACTACCGCATGCCCTTCCGCTTCACCGGCCCCCTGCACCGCGTGCTGGTGGACGTGAGCGGTGAGCCCTTCACCGACCCCGAGTCCGACGCCCGCGACGCCCTGCGCAAGCAGTAG
- a CDS encoding right-handed parallel beta-helix repeat-containing protein codes for MARPAARPRRTLRRSALAPAAIGASALVVLVAAIGLSPASALPTPLPTPLAAPSAADPPSVEGAPPAVLWVDPVRGRNANSGADRVHALRTLGAAWSRVPGRLAPAGVRIRITPGVVPFGSIRNGWLEGNHGTADAPITIEAADGPGTVTIDGGLNMYDVAHLTFDGLRFRAGGGHPAASDSAVHLERGDHVRFLRVRIEAGANMHEALKVNQSQHIEVEDSNISGSYENPVDFVAVQHGHVLRSNIHHGEDWCMYAKGGSAHLVIAGNRFHHCGTGGFSAGQGTGFEFMTSPWLHYEAYGIEVVNNIVHDTDGAGRGVNGGFDILLAHNTMFRVGARSHVIEVVHGGRSCDGDTTTCSALNAAGGWGPSSGDAGQVIPNRHVYVLNNLVENRAPFRSQWQQFDLRGPVDPPAGTNVPDPAFGDDDLRIAGNVIWNGPVDHPLGVEGSTACTDANQTCNEAQLRRDNLINDVEPRLIRPGRAPRDFRLRGGAVSGATLAAIPPAVWSDAPSQPDIRSLGGPWSAAVRFTRTGAPRTGSSPPGAY; via the coding sequence ATGGCCCGGCCCGCCGCTCGACCCCGCCGCACCCTTCGTCGCTCCGCGCTCGCCCCCGCGGCGATCGGGGCGAGCGCGCTCGTCGTGCTCGTCGCCGCCATCGGCCTGAGCCCGGCGTCGGCGCTCCCCACACCGCTCCCCACACCGCTGGCCGCCCCGTCTGCGGCCGACCCGCCCTCGGTCGAGGGCGCGCCGCCTGCGGTGCTCTGGGTCGACCCGGTGCGGGGGCGCAACGCCAACAGTGGAGCGGATCGGGTCCACGCCCTGCGCACCCTCGGGGCCGCGTGGTCCCGGGTGCCCGGCCGCTTGGCGCCCGCCGGCGTGCGCATCCGCATCACGCCGGGCGTGGTGCCCTTCGGCTCGATCCGCAACGGCTGGCTCGAGGGCAACCACGGCACCGCCGACGCCCCCATCACCATCGAGGCCGCCGACGGTCCGGGGACCGTCACCATCGACGGCGGCCTCAACATGTACGACGTCGCCCACCTCACCTTCGACGGCCTCCGCTTCCGGGCCGGCGGCGGGCACCCGGCGGCGAGCGACAGCGCCGTGCACCTCGAGCGGGGCGACCACGTCCGCTTCCTGCGGGTGCGCATCGAGGCGGGCGCCAACATGCACGAGGCGCTGAAGGTCAACCAGTCGCAGCACATCGAGGTGGAGGACAGCAACATCTCGGGGTCGTACGAGAACCCGGTCGACTTCGTCGCCGTCCAGCACGGGCACGTGCTGCGCTCGAACATCCACCACGGCGAGGACTGGTGCATGTACGCCAAGGGCGGCTCGGCCCACCTCGTCATCGCCGGCAACCGCTTCCACCACTGCGGCACCGGCGGGTTCTCGGCCGGTCAGGGCACCGGCTTCGAGTTCATGACCTCGCCCTGGCTCCACTACGAGGCCTACGGCATCGAGGTGGTCAACAACATCGTCCACGACACCGACGGCGCCGGGCGGGGGGTGAACGGCGGCTTCGACATCCTCCTGGCCCACAACACCATGTTCCGGGTGGGGGCCCGCTCCCACGTGATCGAGGTGGTCCACGGGGGGCGCAGCTGCGACGGCGACACCACCACCTGCTCGGCGCTCAACGCCGCCGGCGGCTGGGGACCGTCCAGCGGCGATGCCGGCCAGGTGATCCCGAACCGCCACGTCTACGTCCTGAACAACCTCGTCGAGAACCGCGCGCCGTTCCGGAGCCAGTGGCAGCAGTTCGACCTGCGCGGCCCGGTCGACCCGCCGGCGGGGACGAACGTGCCCGATCCGGCGTTCGGCGACGACGACCTCCGCATCGCCGGCAACGTCATCTGGAACGGGCCCGTCGATCACCCACTGGGCGTCGAGGGGTCGACGGCGTGCACCGACGCCAACCAGACGTGCAACGAGGCGCAGCTGCGGCGGGACAACCTGATCAACGACGTGGAGCCCCGCCTCATCCGTCCCGGGCGGGCGCCGCGCGACTTCCGCCTCCGCGGCGGCGCGGTGTCCGGCGCCACCCTCGCCGCCATCCCGCCGGCGGTCTGGTCCGACGCACCGAGCCAACCCGACATCCGCTCCCTGGGCGGCCCGTGGAGCGCCGCCGTCCGCTTCACCCGCACAGGCGCACCACGGACCGGGTCCAGCCCGCCCGGCGCCTACTGA
- a CDS encoding cytochrome P450 yields the protein MWMRANEPVYRDAANGLWGITLHADLLDVERRSDVFLSGPAYRALPSPDETNMIAQDDPRHQQQRRLVSREFTPAAVRTRADEIRGLVTSLLDEALGGDGETGAGEIEVIDQLAAQLPARLTSRLLGFPEEQWRDLKSWSERLMRLDSMEKDPDVAMGVITACFEFNTQLDDLLAERTGCPMDDLLSTWANAEIDGEPLDRISVFHETGLFISGGSETTRTVIAHGLRVLCDHPDQWELLAERPDLVPTAVEELIRWVTPLNNFFRTAAVDTEVGGQAIAAGDRVILLYPSANRDEAVFDEPFRFDVTRNPNHHVAFGYGTHFCLGANLARQTLRILFEELPQRITDLRVVTEPDVEPNLFARAVRSFTLGYQRR from the coding sequence ATGTGGATGCGGGCCAACGAGCCGGTGTACCGGGACGCCGCCAACGGGCTGTGGGGGATCACCCTCCACGCCGACCTGCTCGACGTGGAGCGGCGCTCGGACGTCTTCCTGAGCGGTCCCGCCTATCGCGCCCTGCCCTCGCCCGACGAGACGAACATGATCGCCCAGGACGATCCCCGCCACCAGCAGCAGCGCCGCCTCGTCTCCCGCGAGTTCACGCCCGCGGCGGTGCGCACCCGCGCCGACGAGATCCGCGGCCTCGTCACGAGCCTCCTGGACGAGGCTCTCGGCGGGGACGGGGAGACGGGCGCCGGCGAGATCGAGGTGATCGACCAGCTCGCCGCCCAGCTGCCGGCCCGCCTGACCTCACGGCTGCTCGGGTTCCCCGAGGAGCAGTGGCGCGACCTGAAGAGCTGGTCCGAGCGCCTGATGCGCCTCGACTCGATGGAGAAGGACCCCGACGTCGCCATGGGGGTCATCACCGCCTGCTTCGAGTTCAACACCCAGCTCGACGACCTGCTGGCCGAGCGCACCGGGTGTCCCATGGACGACCTGCTGTCCACCTGGGCCAACGCCGAGATCGACGGCGAGCCCCTCGACCGGATCTCGGTGTTCCACGAGACGGGCCTGTTCATCTCGGGCGGGTCCGAGACCACCCGCACCGTGATCGCCCACGGCCTGCGGGTGCTGTGCGACCACCCCGACCAGTGGGAGCTGCTGGCCGAGCGGCCCGACCTGGTGCCCACGGCCGTGGAGGAGCTGATCCGCTGGGTCACGCCGCTCAACAACTTCTTCCGCACCGCGGCGGTCGACACCGAGGTGGGTGGCCAGGCCATCGCCGCCGGCGACCGGGTGATCCTCCTCTACCCGTCGGCCAACCGGGACGAGGCCGTGTTCGACGAGCCCTTCCGCTTCGACGTGACCCGCAACCCCAACCACCACGTGGCCTTCGGCTACGGGACCCACTTCTGCCTCGGCGCCAACCTGGCCCGCCAGACCCTGCGCATCCTCTTCGAGGAGCTCCCGCAGCGCATCACCGACCTCCGGGTGGTCACCGAGCCCGACGTCGAGCCAAACCTCTTCGCCCGCGCGGTGCGCAGCTTCACCCTCGGCTACCAGCGGCGCTGA
- a CDS encoding S-layer homology domain-containing protein, giving the protein MGGTGSFPMRPCRLSPTAVLFIVLSCALWYPSMEDASAALRPETVSCDDPPPSGYPDVGADTPMAAAIDWATCHRVIGAAPGRAGGAFAPTERVQRGTLLRALWVLSGRPAPFGPGEAFDDVPASSLLRRPLDWATSIGIVHGGPGRTFRPRDGATRSSLVTWAFRALSGGDVPSSATTLPVTDVRAGSARHTAVAWAHAAGLVHLTSDGRFRSTAPASRAAAAKFLWRAAGTPAAWEQTFAGAALLATADGWWDTAAWDGTGGVVPDLSGGDHPLSLAAGKVGPPVVLGLEADRRPFLFHPGWDDMILDTPDNDRLPTGDFEFRLDADLTPELQTSPSPDNVVFHQGGTGNDASLAVSYHRETGAPTVWWSSDGVAWHSETGPPPSVGVGAGRRGVRFVADDGAGGHRIEFYEQDGGRATEDLLLAFDDPAWQPAGSVTQPGLVTIHDSTREVAMSSGDDQVGGRLAWGWGRIRRMALTTPAGRAFDLDPSTIDLPLTWSRSGPIPGTQHCWCMPDDTGGPAKDGSFTDATGATWTIHNWQTGSAPIALVDRPSILLGNGARLTSEPTDAFAPGPDGLTVVLGFRWTRSGISGAFLASQRPGTLNHDLPGWSMLVTGFLCCGPAFVVSDEAETTAARSPAEPDGDATTAIGVLDRVAGTVRSFSAGIPGTAETATPDAARTITAEAFTVGGDLDASLHSYGGFEFFGAAVFRRPLSDAEVAAVDAYLTDADRRAEVTVPAPVRFA; this is encoded by the coding sequence ATGGGTGGAACCGGAAGCTTCCCGATGCGGCCGTGCCGCCTGTCCCCCACGGCCGTCCTCTTCATCGTGCTCTCGTGCGCGCTGTGGTATCCATCGATGGAGGACGCCTCCGCCGCTCTCCGTCCCGAGACCGTGTCCTGCGACGACCCCCCGCCCTCCGGATACCCGGACGTGGGCGCCGACACCCCAATGGCGGCGGCCATCGACTGGGCCACCTGTCACCGCGTGATCGGAGCCGCGCCGGGCCGTGCCGGAGGGGCCTTCGCTCCGACCGAGCGCGTCCAACGGGGCACCCTGCTCAGAGCGCTCTGGGTGCTGTCGGGACGGCCCGCCCCCTTCGGTCCGGGCGAGGCCTTCGACGACGTCCCGGCGTCCTCACTCCTACGTCGCCCACTCGACTGGGCGACCTCGATCGGCATCGTGCACGGAGGACCTGGGCGCACCTTCCGGCCCCGCGACGGGGCGACCCGTTCGTCGTTGGTCACCTGGGCGTTCCGCGCGCTCTCGGGCGGCGACGTGCCGTCGTCGGCGACGACGCTCCCGGTCACCGACGTTCGCGCCGGCAGCGCGCGCCACACGGCCGTGGCCTGGGCCCACGCCGCCGGGCTCGTACACCTCACCAGCGACGGTCGCTTCCGGAGCACGGCCCCCGCCTCGCGCGCCGCCGCGGCGAAGTTCCTCTGGCGAGCAGCAGGCACCCCGGCGGCGTGGGAGCAGACCTTCGCCGGGGCCGCCCTCCTCGCGACCGCGGACGGGTGGTGGGACACCGCGGCCTGGGACGGCACCGGCGGCGTCGTTCCCGACCTCTCCGGCGGCGACCACCCGCTCTCCCTGGCTGCGGGCAAGGTCGGGCCCCCGGTGGTGCTGGGCCTGGAGGCCGACCGGCGACCGTTCCTCTTCCACCCGGGCTGGGACGACATGATCCTCGACACGCCGGACAACGATCGCCTCCCGACCGGCGACTTCGAGTTCCGCCTCGACGCCGACCTCACCCCCGAGCTCCAGACGAGCCCCTCGCCGGACAACGTCGTGTTCCACCAGGGAGGCACCGGGAACGATGCGTCGCTGGCCGTGTCCTATCACCGGGAGACCGGCGCCCCGACGGTCTGGTGGTCCAGCGACGGGGTCGCCTGGCACAGCGAGACCGGACCGCCGCCGAGCGTGGGCGTCGGCGCCGGTCGGCGCGGCGTCCGGTTCGTGGCCGACGACGGGGCCGGTGGCCACCGCATCGAGTTCTACGAGCAGGATGGCGGGCGGGCCACCGAGGACCTGCTGCTCGCCTTCGACGACCCCGCGTGGCAGCCGGCCGGGTCGGTGACGCAGCCGGGCCTCGTCACCATCCACGACTCGACCCGTGAGGTCGCCATGTCCTCCGGTGACGACCAGGTGGGCGGTCGTCTGGCCTGGGGCTGGGGCCGGATCCGGCGGATGGCGCTCACCACCCCGGCCGGCCGTGCGTTCGACCTCGACCCTTCGACGATCGACCTGCCGCTCACCTGGTCGCGCTCCGGGCCCATCCCGGGGACGCAGCACTGCTGGTGCATGCCCGATGACACCGGCGGTCCCGCAAAGGACGGCTCGTTCACCGATGCCACCGGCGCGACGTGGACCATCCACAACTGGCAGACGGGCTCCGCGCCCATCGCCCTGGTCGACCGACCGTCGATCCTGCTCGGCAACGGCGCCCGGCTCACCTCCGAGCCCACGGACGCCTTCGCCCCCGGACCGGACGGGCTCACCGTCGTCCTCGGGTTCCGATGGACCCGCTCGGGCATCTCGGGCGCCTTCCTCGCCTCGCAGCGCCCGGGCACGCTGAACCACGACCTCCCGGGGTGGAGCATGCTGGTCACGGGCTTCCTCTGCTGCGGCCCGGCCTTCGTCGTGAGCGACGAGGCGGAGACGACCGCCGCCCGTTCGCCGGCCGAGCCCGACGGCGACGCGACCACGGCCATCGGCGTGCTCGACCGGGTCGCGGGCACGGTGCGCTCCTTCAGCGCCGGGATCCCCGGGACCGCGGAGACGGCCACGCCCGATGCCGCTCGGACGATCACCGCGGAGGCCTTCACCGTCGGCGGCGATCTCGACGCCTCCCTGCACTCCTACGGCGGGTTCGAGTTCTTCGGCGCCGCGGTGTTCCGGCGTCCCCTGTCCGACGCCGAGGTCGCCGCCGTCGACGCCTACCTCACGGACGCCGACCGTCGTGCCGAGGTCACGGTGCCGGCGCCCGTTCGCTTCGCGTGA
- a CDS encoding LLM class flavin-dependent oxidoreductase, with amino-acid sequence MDIGIALPTMAPGYGPTTTVDWARGIDAGPFSSVSTGERISFDNQDWTVALAAAAAVTERVRVIANVVVLPLHPAAEVAKQAVALDQVSNGRFTLGVGVGGREHDYRSLGAPFSRRHAHLDEQVAELRRLWAGEPPFDGADPIGPPPVQAGGPPLLAGSLGPKSMARAARWADGVTGFSVAGVADEMAGTFALADRAWADAGRDTGPRKVNGCFYLLGEDDEAARDELRRFAARYLAVFGPEFADAMAAETRVWNEAALHQLLDGAEAAGCDELILVPGTVDTDCLERTAAALASRA; translated from the coding sequence ATGGACATCGGGATCGCACTGCCCACCATGGCGCCGGGGTACGGGCCGACCACCACGGTCGACTGGGCTCGGGGCATCGACGCCGGCCCGTTCTCGAGCGTGAGCACGGGCGAGCGCATCTCGTTCGACAACCAGGACTGGACGGTCGCCCTCGCCGCCGCGGCGGCGGTGACCGAGCGGGTGCGGGTGATCGCCAACGTCGTGGTCCTGCCGCTGCACCCCGCCGCCGAGGTCGCCAAGCAGGCGGTCGCGCTCGACCAGGTCTCCAACGGTCGCTTCACCCTCGGCGTCGGCGTCGGCGGCCGCGAGCACGACTACCGCAGCCTCGGGGCGCCCTTCTCCCGCCGCCACGCCCACCTCGACGAGCAGGTGGCCGAGCTTCGGCGTCTGTGGGCGGGCGAGCCGCCCTTCGACGGCGCCGATCCCATCGGCCCGCCGCCCGTGCAGGCGGGCGGGCCGCCGCTGCTGGCCGGTTCGCTCGGCCCGAAGAGCATGGCCCGGGCCGCCCGGTGGGCCGACGGGGTCACGGGCTTCAGCGTCGCCGGCGTGGCCGACGAGATGGCGGGCACGTTCGCCCTCGCCGACCGGGCCTGGGCCGACGCGGGGCGCGACACCGGCCCTCGCAAGGTCAACGGCTGCTTCTACCTGCTGGGCGAGGACGACGAGGCTGCCCGTGACGAGCTGCGGCGGTTCGCGGCCCGCTACCTCGCCGTGTTCGGGCCGGAGTTCGCCGACGCCATGGCCGCCGAGACCCGCGTCTGGAACGAGGCGGCGCTCCACCAGTTGCTGGACGGGGCCGAGGCGGCGGGGTGCGACGAGCTCATCCTGGTGCCCGGCACGGTCGACACCGACTGCCTCGAGCGCACTGCGGCGGCGCTCGCCTCCCGCGCCTGA
- a CDS encoding 4-hydroxybutyrate CoA-transferase — MAFTLHSPEEGAALIRDTDRLGVPLGPGQPVGLLHALGKRERFDDLVVFGALLVDLYELFTRPGVHLLSGFYGPAERFLLDSGADIQFVPSDFRRFTPILERIAPRVVATAVSAPDEDGWMSLSVHAGASIAELNRAIADPERVVIAEVVADAPRTFGLMPEHPHRLHYDDADLVIEGDRPLFVLPDAVPTEVDEEIARHVRPFITDGCTLQTGIGGIPSTIARLLANDNGGDYGVHSEMFTTGLMELHKAGKVTNAHKGQFEGMSISTFAAGTTDLYEWLDGNEDVRFLPVDVVNSPEVIARNRKVVTINGALMVDLWGQAVADTLGSRQFSGIGGHEDFVSVAGLELEDRSLICLPSRAQVNGQPVSRILAALPEGTVVTTPRHQLDIVVTEYGAASLRGRTVRERALALVDVAHPDDRDELRAHAMTLG; from the coding sequence ATGGCCTTCACCCTGCACTCGCCCGAGGAGGGCGCCGCCCTCATCCGCGACACCGACCGCCTCGGCGTGCCCCTCGGCCCCGGCCAACCCGTGGGCCTGCTCCACGCCCTGGGCAAGCGCGAGCGCTTCGACGACCTCGTCGTCTTCGGTGCCCTGCTCGTCGATCTCTACGAGCTCTTCACCCGGCCCGGCGTCCACCTGCTCAGCGGCTTCTACGGGCCGGCCGAGCGGTTCCTGCTCGACTCGGGCGCCGACATCCAGTTCGTGCCTTCGGACTTCCGCCGCTTCACTCCCATCCTCGAGCGCATCGCCCCCCGGGTCGTCGCCACCGCGGTGTCCGCGCCGGACGAGGACGGGTGGATGAGCCTCTCCGTGCACGCCGGCGCGTCGATCGCAGAGCTCAACCGGGCCATCGCCGACCCCGAGCGGGTGGTCATCGCCGAGGTCGTGGCCGATGCCCCTCGCACCTTCGGGCTCATGCCCGAGCACCCCCACCGCCTCCACTACGACGACGCCGACCTGGTCATCGAAGGCGACCGTCCGCTGTTCGTCCTGCCCGACGCCGTGCCCACCGAGGTCGACGAGGAGATCGCCCGCCACGTGCGACCGTTCATCACCGACGGCTGCACCCTCCAGACCGGCATCGGCGGCATCCCCTCGACCATCGCCCGGCTCCTCGCCAACGACAACGGCGGCGACTACGGCGTGCACTCCGAGATGTTCACCACGGGCCTCATGGAGCTCCACAAGGCGGGCAAGGTGACGAACGCCCACAAGGGTCAGTTCGAGGGCATGTCCATCTCGACCTTCGCCGCCGGCACCACCGACCTCTACGAGTGGCTCGACGGGAACGAGGACGTGCGCTTCCTGCCCGTCGACGTGGTGAACTCGCCCGAGGTGATCGCCCGCAACCGCAAGGTGGTCACCATCAACGGGGCCCTCATGGTGGACCTTTGGGGTCAGGCCGTCGCCGACACGCTGGGCAGCCGCCAGTTCTCCGGCATCGGCGGCCACGAGGACTTCGTGTCGGTCGCCGGCCTCGAGCTGGAGGATCGCAGCCTGATCTGCCTTCCGTCGCGGGCCCAGGTCAACGGCCAGCCCGTCTCGCGCATCCTCGCGGCCCTGCCCGAGGGCACCGTGGTCACCACCCCGCGCCACCAGCTCGACATCGTGGTCACCGAGTACGGCGCCGCCTCGCTGCGAGGGCGGACCGTGCGCGAGCGCGCCCTCGCGCTCGTCGACGTCGCCCACCCGGACGACCGCGACGAGCTGCGCGCCCACGCCATGACCCTCGGTTGA
- a CDS encoding maleylpyruvate isomerase family mycothiol-dependent enzyme, with translation MLAEPDAIAAAYAGTRARSTELLRAAGPDAVAEQPVPACPQWTVRQLASHMCGVCDDVLGGNVDGAGTDPWTDVQVARYADTPLGEILDHWDDVGPQLEAVIPAVPPAPASQMVFDVTTHEHDLRGALAQPGARDSDSIVVGFGFLAKSLDRLIKAQGLPTLQITAANRVLTLGGVPIGSEAEVHLAGYSFELFRAFGGRRTLAQVRALDWSADPTPYLDAFFGGILKPPTEPLDE, from the coding sequence ATGCTCGCCGAGCCCGATGCCATCGCCGCCGCCTACGCCGGGACCCGCGCCCGCAGCACCGAGCTGCTGCGCGCCGCCGGGCCCGACGCCGTGGCCGAGCAGCCCGTGCCCGCCTGCCCGCAGTGGACCGTCCGCCAGCTCGCCTCCCACATGTGCGGGGTGTGCGACGACGTGCTCGGGGGCAACGTCGACGGGGCCGGCACCGATCCGTGGACCGACGTTCAGGTGGCCCGCTACGCCGACACCCCGCTCGGCGAGATCCTCGACCACTGGGACGACGTCGGCCCCCAGCTCGAGGCCGTCATCCCGGCGGTGCCGCCGGCGCCGGCGTCGCAGATGGTGTTCGACGTCACCACCCACGAGCACGACCTGCGGGGGGCGCTGGCGCAGCCCGGCGCCCGCGACTCGGACAGCATCGTCGTGGGCTTCGGCTTCCTGGCCAAGAGCCTCGACCGCCTCATCAAGGCGCAGGGTCTCCCCACCCTCCAGATCACCGCCGCCAACCGGGTCCTCACCCTCGGCGGGGTGCCGATCGGCTCGGAGGCCGAGGTCCACCTCGCCGGCTACTCGTTCGAGCTGTTCCGGGCCTTCGGCGGCCGCCGCACCCTCGCCCAGGTGCGCGCCCTCGACTGGTCGGCGGACCCGACGCCCTACCTCGACGCCTTCTTCGGCGGCATCCTCAAGCCCCCGACCGAGCCCCTCGACGAATGA